One genomic segment of Trichoplusia ni isolate ovarian cell line Hi5 chromosome 5, tn1, whole genome shotgun sequence includes these proteins:
- the LOC113493760 gene encoding cathepsin L1-like, whose translation MFNLNIEDACDFVEFTERIDVVEPLQEFTMLRRNPRHDEEIALYKRDYRRDYLDKIEEAVRKNLLMQYVRYLESANRQGASLEMEINFLSDRLDVELEELRGAARPTDGDFGEAFPHSPEEIEALKKSLPRRFDWRRRGGVTHVRHQKCEACWAFATVGAVEGALFVETGRLVPLNEQAIIDCAMPGRKCKPWWPSRAYSYIKDRGLPALDEYTPHQNQTLTCRADSVPSVTHISGYVNITNDPTALKVAIMKYGPVVVLMDVSPTTFKGIKKGTVFQDDNCNKEKPNHAMIAVGWEVFRNKDCFILKNSWSSHWADSGFVRVRVSNNTCGMLNMATYPRLRYQDVRRLPTKLPVSP comes from the exons ATGTTTAATCTGAATATCG agGATGCCTGCGATTTTGTTGAGTTTACCGAAAGGATAGATGTCGTGGAGCCGCTTCAGGAATTTACCATGCTGCGACGTAACCCACGCCACGACGAAGAAATAGCTCT atataagAGAGATTATAGACGAGACTACTTAGATAAAATAGAAGAAGCGGTACGCAAGAACCTGTTGATGCAGTATGTTCGATACTTAGAGTCCGCCAACCGGCAGGGCGCCAGCTTGGAGATGGAAATCAATTTCTTGTCGGATCGACTGGATGTTGAATTGGAGGAACtgcggggcgcggcgcggcccaCGGATGGCGACTTTGGGGAGGCTTTCCCTCACTCGCCTGAAGAGATAGAGGCACTGAAAAAGAGTCTGCCGCGTAGATTCGACTGGCGTCGCCGCGGTGGTGTCACCCACGTGCGCC ATCAAAAATGTGAAGCGTGCTGGGCGTTTGCTACGGTGGGCGCGGTAGAGGGCGCGCTGTTCGTGGAGACCGGCCGCCTCGTGCCGCTCAATGAGCAGGCAATCATTGACTGTGCTATGCC AGGCCGCAAATGCAAGCCCTGGTGGCCAAGCCGCGCCTACAGCTATATAAAAGATAGAGGCTTACCTGCGCTCGATGAATATACACCACACCAAAACCAA ACCCTGACATGTCGCGCGGACAGCGTGCCGTCCGTTACACACATCAGCGGATACGTCAACATCACCAATGACCCCACCGCGTTGAAG GTCGCGATCATGAAGTATGGACCCGTCGTCGTGCTCATGGATGTCTCACCAACAACGTTCAAAGGCATCAAAAAAGGAACTGTTTTTCAAGATGACAACTG TAATAAAGAAAAACCGAACCACGCCATGATAGCGGTGGGGTGGGAGGTGTTCCGCAATAAGGATTGCTTCATCTTAAAGAACTCGTGGTCGTCTCATTGGGCCGATAGTGGATTTGTGAGAGTCCGAGTATCGAACAACACGTGCGGCATGCTAAACATGGCGACGTATCCGCGCCTGCGATACCAAGACGTGAGGCGTCTTCCCACCAAACTGCCTGTCTCTCC